In the Corynebacterium suedekumii genome, one interval contains:
- a CDS encoding cytidine deaminase — MTTLSDTELLDAARRAAEHAYVPYSSFPVGAAVLTDDGTLFTGCNVENAAYGEAICAERNAVTTMIAAGESPKVATVAVIGLKAAPCWPCGACRQVLREFHCDRVIVEGEDGQPVSLPFDQILPNSFGPDALEAR; from the coding sequence ATGACCACACTCAGTGACACTGAGCTTCTCGACGCCGCCCGCCGCGCCGCCGAGCACGCCTACGTGCCGTACAGCTCATTCCCCGTCGGCGCCGCCGTCCTCACCGACGACGGCACCCTCTTCACTGGCTGCAACGTCGAGAACGCCGCGTACGGTGAGGCCATCTGCGCCGAACGCAACGCCGTGACCACGATGATCGCCGCAGGTGAATCCCCGAAGGTGGCCACCGTCGCCGTCATCGGACTCAAGGCCGCCCCCTGCTGGCCCTGCGGCGCCTGCCGCCAGGTGCTGCGCGAGTTCCACTGCGACCGCGTCATCGTCGAAGGCGAGGACGGCCAGCCCGTCAGCCTGCCCTTCGACCAGATCCTGCCGAACTCCTTCGGCCCCGACGCACTCGAGGCGAGGTAG
- a CDS encoding NupC/NupG family nucleoside CNT transporter encodes MDRFQGLIGIALIFAVVILLSEHRKKINWRTLGVGLLMQIAFALLVLKWEPGFQALRWTADVIQKLIDFTAEGTSFVFGPLFGENIGFVFALNVLPVIIFLGAIIGALYYLRILQWFVEIVGTVLNKLLGTSKVESVWASTVIFLGQSEAPLVIRPWLPKLTRSELYACMTGGFASVAGSTLIGYSLLGAPLPFLLAASVMNAPGSLIMAKALIPETEVSVASADVRHVRDEENKNIIDALGSGAMAGGRIAVTVAAMLIAFVALIAMLSAMLGGIGNIFGQENWSLEGLFGLIFSPLAWALGVPWEEANLVGNFIGQKTILNEFVGYTSFSEYVDTLSPKAVMISTFALAGFANFSSIAIQIGAFGSLVPERRSDVAQLGLRALFAGFLTNMLNAAIVGVVAF; translated from the coding sequence ATGGACAGATTCCAGGGACTCATCGGTATCGCGCTCATCTTCGCGGTGGTCATCCTGCTCTCCGAGCACCGCAAGAAGATCAACTGGCGCACCCTCGGCGTGGGCCTGCTCATGCAGATCGCCTTCGCCCTCCTCGTGCTCAAATGGGAGCCCGGCTTCCAGGCGCTGCGCTGGACCGCGGACGTCATCCAGAAGCTCATCGACTTCACCGCCGAGGGCACGTCCTTCGTCTTCGGCCCGCTGTTCGGTGAGAACATCGGCTTCGTCTTCGCCCTCAACGTGCTGCCCGTCATCATCTTCCTCGGTGCGATCATCGGCGCCCTGTACTACCTGCGCATCCTGCAGTGGTTCGTGGAGATCGTCGGCACGGTGCTCAACAAACTGCTGGGCACCTCCAAGGTCGAGTCGGTGTGGGCGTCGACGGTCATCTTCCTCGGCCAGTCCGAGGCGCCGCTGGTCATCCGCCCGTGGCTGCCCAAGCTCACCCGTTCCGAGCTCTACGCCTGCATGACCGGTGGCTTCGCCTCCGTCGCCGGCTCCACCCTCATCGGCTACTCGCTGCTCGGCGCCCCGCTGCCGTTCCTGCTCGCCGCCTCCGTCATGAACGCCCCCGGCTCGCTCATCATGGCCAAGGCGCTCATCCCGGAAACCGAGGTCTCCGTCGCCTCCGCGGACGTGCGCCACGTGCGCGACGAGGAGAACAAGAACATCATCGACGCCCTCGGTTCCGGCGCCATGGCCGGTGGCCGCATCGCCGTCACCGTCGCCGCGATGCTCATCGCCTTCGTCGCGCTGATCGCCATGCTCTCGGCGATGCTCGGCGGCATCGGCAACATCTTCGGCCAGGAGAACTGGTCGCTCGAGGGCCTGTTCGGCCTCATCTTCTCCCCGCTCGCCTGGGCTCTCGGCGTGCCGTGGGAGGAGGCCAACCTGGTCGGTAACTTCATCGGCCAGAAGACGATCCTCAACGAGTTCGTCGGCTACACGTCCTTTTCCGAGTACGTGGACACCCTCAGCCCGAAGGCCGTGATGATCTCCACCTTCGCGCTCGCGGGCTTCGCCAACTTCTCCTCCATCGCCATCCAGATCGGCGCCTTCGGTTCGCTGGTCCCCGAGCGGCGGTCGGATGTCGCGCAGCTCGGCCTCCGGGCCCTGTTCGCCGGCTTCCTCACCAACATGCTCAACGCCGCCATCGTCGGCGTGGTCGCCTTCTGA
- a CDS encoding sugar-binding transcriptional regulator — MDSRDEQALRAAKLYYESEMSQAEVAAEIGVSRPTAAKLLQHARERGYVTVEIHDPREMGGELAERLRSRYSSFGLVEVRVVEVARKRDDDLLRELGRMGAMILEEHVQDGQLVGVSWGNTMYSVAKSLHHRAHQGVEIVQLKGGLSYTQSSTNDIETINLFCRAFDAYARTLPLPVIFDNVAAKRIVEQDRHIAHLLELGRRTDVVIFTVGATTRESLPLTMGYLSEEETAQLVDRAVGDACSRFFTRDGEVALPSVNDRTVGISLTELASRPTRILVAGGVDKAEAIDTALRMGLASHLVIDADTARTILEG, encoded by the coding sequence ATGGATAGTAGAGATGAGCAGGCACTTCGAGCGGCGAAGCTCTACTACGAGTCGGAGATGAGCCAGGCGGAGGTCGCCGCGGAGATCGGGGTGTCCCGGCCGACGGCCGCGAAACTGCTCCAGCACGCCCGCGAACGTGGCTATGTCACCGTGGAGATCCACGATCCGCGGGAGATGGGCGGCGAGCTGGCGGAACGACTGAGATCGCGCTACTCCTCCTTCGGGCTCGTCGAGGTACGCGTGGTCGAGGTCGCCCGCAAGCGGGACGATGATCTGCTCCGTGAGCTCGGTCGCATGGGGGCGATGATCCTGGAGGAGCACGTCCAGGACGGTCAGCTGGTCGGGGTGTCCTGGGGCAACACCATGTACTCGGTGGCCAAGTCGCTGCACCACCGGGCGCATCAGGGGGTGGAGATCGTCCAGCTCAAGGGAGGTCTGAGCTACACGCAGTCCTCGACGAACGACATCGAGACGATCAACCTGTTCTGCCGTGCCTTCGACGCCTATGCGCGGACCCTGCCGCTGCCGGTCATCTTCGACAACGTGGCGGCCAAGCGCATCGTCGAGCAGGACCGTCACATCGCCCACCTGCTGGAACTGGGCCGGCGCACGGACGTGGTCATCTTCACCGTCGGTGCCACCACCCGGGAGTCGCTGCCGCTGACCATGGGGTACCTCTCCGAGGAGGAGACCGCCCAGCTGGTGGACCGGGCGGTGGGGGATGCGTGTTCGCGCTTTTTCACCCGCGACGGTGAGGTGGCGCTGCCGAGTGTCAACGACCGGACGGTGGGCATCTCCCTGACCGAGCTGGCTAGCCGGCCCACCCGGATCCTCGTGGCCGGGGGAGTGGACAAGGCCGAGGCCATCGACACCGCTCTGCGGATGGGCCTGGCCTCGCACCTGGTCATCGACGCGGACACGGCGCGCACGATCCTCGAGGGCTGA
- the rpsP gene encoding 30S ribosomal protein S16 gives MAVKIKLQRLGKIRTPHYRVVIADARTRRDGKVIENIGIYEPKQEPSLIKIDSERAQHWLSVGAQPTEPVLALLKVTGDWQKFKGIDGAEGTLKVAEEKPSKLDLFNQALAEANDGPSVEDITEKKRKAKEEAEAKAQAEKEAAEKAAAEEAKAAEAAEAAEAAEADAAEATEDAAETESEEKAAE, from the coding sequence ATGGCTGTCAAGATCAAGCTCCAGCGCCTCGGCAAGATCCGTACCCCGCACTACCGCGTGGTTATCGCCGACGCCCGCACCCGCCGCGACGGCAAGGTCATCGAGAACATCGGCATCTACGAGCCGAAGCAGGAGCCGTCCCTGATCAAGATCGACTCCGAGCGTGCCCAGCACTGGCTGTCCGTCGGCGCCCAGCCGACCGAGCCCGTCCTGGCCCTGCTCAAGGTGACCGGCGACTGGCAGAAGTTCAAGGGCATCGACGGTGCCGAGGGCACCCTCAAGGTGGCCGAGGAGAAGCCGTCCAAGCTCGACCTGTTCAACCAGGCTCTCGCCGAGGCCAACGACGGCCCGTCCGTCGAGGACATCACCGAGAAGAAGCGCAAGGCCAAGGAAGAGGCCGAGGCCAAGGCCCAGGCTGAGAAGGAGGCCGCCGAGAAGGCTGCCGCCGAAGAGGCCAAGGCTGCCGAGGCCGCTGAGGCTGCCGAGGCTGCCGAGGCTGACGCCGCAGAGGCCACCGAGGACGCCGCCGAGACCGAGTCCGAGGAGAAGGCTGCGGAGTAA